Proteins co-encoded in one Amia ocellicauda isolate fAmiCal2 chromosome 11, fAmiCal2.hap1, whole genome shotgun sequence genomic window:
- the tinagl1 gene encoding tubulointerstitial nephritis antigen-like gives MHTPVLLLCCALGLFLLTGEGVEGRRVRSRRQLNNPLHRGGIRDPYGSYCLQRGGCCAGRDDQCTVPYLDTICYCDLFCNRTVADCCPDFWGHCLGIEPPKFGRSCEWNGHRFHPGATYKENCNLCTCGRQGQWQCEQHACLIEPDMIHAINRADHGWHAGNYSQFWGMTLEEGLRYRLGTQHPPRAVINMNEMKMNMDSTDYLPPYFNAVEKWPGKIHEPLDQGNCAASWAFSTAAVASDRISIQSMGHMTPQLSPQNLISCDTRNQGGCAGGRIDGAWWFLRRRGVVTEECYPFSPPQSGSTTPSSQCMMQSRSVGRGKRQATAHCPNSQASSNDIYQSTPPYRLSSNEKEIMKEIMENGPVQAILEVHEDFFVYQSGIYRHTPISDGKPPQFRRHGTHSVRITGWGEERTYSGNTRKYWIAANSWGKAWGEGGFFKIARGENECEIETFVIGVWGRVTMEDMHHHHHHHRK, from the exons ATGCACACTCCAGTACTGTTGCTGTGCTGTGCCCTGGGGCTCTTCCTGTTGACCGGGGAGGGTGTTGAGGGGCGCAGGGTTCGGAGCCGTCGGCAGCTGAACAACCCACTGCACCGGGGGGGCATCCGGGACCCCTATGGCTCGTACTGCCTGCAACGGGGTGGCTGCTGCGCCGGGCGAGATGACCAGTGCACCGTGCCCTACCTGGACACCATTTGCTACTGCGACTTGTTCTGCAACCGCACAGTGGCCGACTGCTGCCCTGACTTCTGGGGTCACTGCCTGGGCATTGAGCCCCCCAAGTTCGGGA GAAGCTGTGAATGGAATGGACACAGATTCCACCCTGGGGCCACTTACAAGGAAAACTGCAACTTGTG tACCTGTGGCAGGCAGGGTCAGTGGCAGTGTGAGCAGCATGCCTGCCTGATCGAGCCAGACATGATCCACGCCATCAACAGGGCAGACCACGG CTGGCATGCAGGTAACTATAGTCAGTTCTGGGGGATGACCCTAGAGGAGGGGCTCCGCTACAGACTGGGCACACAGCACCCGCCCCGGGCCGTCATCAACATGAACGAGATGAAG ATGAACATGGACAGCACAGACTACCTGCCCCCCTACTTTAACGCAGTGGAGAAGTGGCCAGGGAAGATCCACGAGCCACTGGACCAAGGCAATTGTGCTGCCTCCTGGGCTTTCTCTACTGCGG CCGTGGCATCGGACCGTATCTCCATTCAGTCCATGGGTCACATGACACCCCAGTTGTCACCCCAGAACCTCATCTCCTGTGATACACGGAACCAGGGGGGCTGTGCAGGGGGGCGCATCGATGGGGCCTGGTGGTTCTTGCGCAGACGCGG tgTGGTGACAGAGGAGTGTTATCCGTTCTCGCCCCCCCAGTCGGGGTCAACCACCCCCTCCAGTCAGTGCATGATGCAAAGCCGCTCAGTGGGCCGGGGGAAACGGCAGGCAACCGCCCACTGCCCCAACAGCCAGGCCTCCAGCAACGACATCTACCAGTCCACACCCCCCTACAGGCTATCCTCTAAC GAGAAAGAAATCATGAAGGAGATCATGGAGAATGGGCCAGTGCAAG CGATCCTGGAGGTGCATGAGGATTTCTTTGTCTACCAGAGTGGCATTTATCGGCACACACCGATCAGCGATGGCAAACCCCCGCAGTTTCGCAGACATGGCACGCACTCTGTCAGGATCACAGG gtggggagaggagaggacgtACAGCGGCAACACACGGAAGTACTGG ATTGCTGCCAACTCGTGGGGCAAGGCATGGGGCGAGGGCGGCTTCTTCAAGATCGCACGCGGGGAGAACGAGTGCGAGATCGAGACCTTTGTCATCGGGGTGTGGGGACGTGTCACCATGGAAGACATgcaccaccaccatcaccaccacaGGAAATAG